The sequence TCAAGAtccattattaatatttctttgggTGTGATCCTTTATTACCTGAAATGTTGCATTGTCAGTTCTGCCATTATCTAATAGTAAATTTGTAGCTGTTTTATGtgtcttctttttcattttccagATATTGTGTTGCTGGAACCATAGGACATAAATTGATGTCAGGGAAACCctccaaaattaatttggacAAGGACACCCAAATTGATGTGCGATGCCAGGTTCGTGTTTGTCTCCTGACTCTTCTActcttactattttttttgttatgatTGTAATTTCTATATCTCCATTTCAACTGATTGGGTCCGTCATTTTCACCCAGATGGGATAGATTCTGCTTCTTCTGTGTGTCTGCATGCTTCAATGTGCACATGCATGTCTATGAAAGTCCTAATGTTCTTTCATATTGGCTATTCTATTATATGTTATATAACATTATTTGCTCTATGCCAGATTCATCAATTGTCTTTCAGTCCTCATACAGATGCCAAAGGAATTATGGATCTTGTTAAATTTCTCTCTCCTAAGCATGTGATACTAGTTCATGGTGAGAAGCCTAAGATGGCTTCTCTCAAAGAAAGAATTCAGTCTGAATTGGAAATCCAATGTTATGTTCCTGCAAATTGTGAAACTCTGTGCATTCCTTCGACTCTTTTTGTGAAAGCAGATGCCTCAGAGGCATTTATTCGCAGTTGCTTGAGTCCTAATTTCAGGTTTTTAAACAAAAGTTTAAAGGACACATCTGATTTAGTTTTACATAGCACAAATGCCACGTCTCGACTTGAGGTGAGTGATCAAAGAGTTGCTGAAGGGGTCTTGGTTGtggaaaaaaacaaaaaagcaaGGGTTGTTCACCAAGATGAGCTTCTGCTTATGTTGGGAGCAAAACAGCATGAGGTTCAGTTTGCTTATTGTTGCCCTGTACAGGTTGACAATATGGATCAGACTAGAAGAGATCCTAGCTCAACACATGATGAACTTCGTCTCTCTGAAAAGTGCTGCTGGCTTCAGAAATTATTCACAAAACTTACAAATGAGTTTCCTGGATGGAACATTCAGAATTTTGGGGAACATCTACAAGCGGAGTCATTTCATGTATCGACGTGTTTGAAGGATGACTGCCCTTACAGAAAAATTGGAAATCCACAAAAGACAGCTGCAGTTTTTTTTTGCTGTACTTGGTCCGTAGCTGATGAAAAGTTGGCATGGGAGATCATTTCAACTATGGAGAATTGTCATTTGAGTTTGGAAAAGCTTATTCCAAGTGCTGATTGAAATGTGCACTGCCGGAAAGTACATCGGGTTACTGAAGAACGCACTGGACTGTATATATTGAACAATTAACAGTGACCTTTTGTGCATCAACTCACGACTTATTTAGCACCAAGGAACCCACTGCTAAATGCTGGTGACCCTTCTTGCAAACTGTTTTCGCCAGTTATGTTGTGCAGAGAGTGTAATTATCGGGATTCTTGTGTTATATCTTGGGTGGAATTCTAATTTCAAGTGTTGATGTCTTGTGCTTGCAAGATGCAGCAGCCTTTAGAGAAGtgtgaaaaaggaaagattcCAGCAAAAGCAACATCATGTACTGTTGAGTTTGTTTAGATTGTctcccaaaaaagaaaaaggttcgTACAGATTAAAACTTAAACAATATTGGCAATGCTGTTATAGTCAAGTGAAGCCCTTCTTCAGTGAAATGCTCTCATAATCATAGAAGCATACCACCTAACTGAGCCACATATCAGGTAAAGCTGTTTGCTTTCTGATGCTTTCACTGCGTTTATTTCTTTGCTGAAGTAGCCTCCTTTGCTTTTGTAGGTAGCAAAGgcttctttattttgtttgatgtGATTTCTGGAttccttatattttattgcaaCTACCTATTAAAAGGTTTTTCATCGCACTCTCAACCATCAATAATTAACTGCTGGTCTTTCTGTCAGTGCATTAGATGAAATGataatctttcttttcattcaaTGGTCAATTATTTGTGCGCATGAGAGAACATGCACATATGTGAATTTTCTCTATTGAATTTCTGGATAATGCATCAATGTACTAGTGATGGAAAAGTTGGGGGAAGTTGTTTAATTCGCACATGGCAGCAGCTATGGCTTTAGGTGAAGGAAGCAATAGCAAAAGAGTAGAGAGTTTTCTGAACATAGAGAAGAGTAGAGTTTGAATTATAGTTATATGCCTGTCTATCACAGATATAACCCATGTCTCATATGCCTACTCCGATGTAATTTTGCCACGTTTGGTGCGTCAAATGTGCATCTGCCTTCTCTAGTCTCCTCATCCAGAAGCTGAATTTGTATGAAAGAAATTGGATAGGTGGGGACGCTTTTGATCTTCTGGACAAAATATGATCTTTCGTGTATGCCTCCAATTTCACATACATTTCCTCTGTTTATTGTTACTTTAACAAGTACCAATCGGTGTTTCCACCCTTTATTTGCCTTATTCCTTTTCTTACTGATCAACTAGTGCTTGCAGGTGATGGCAATATAGTTTACTTGAAAGTCTTCTTCCGGTATTATGTGGTTCATTCTTTCATTATTGAAAGCAACAGGTTGatgtttattaaaaaaaaattatgtgaagatatcatattcttattattttttaattcagaAGATATTATATTACATTTCCATGAAACTCTTTGTTATATtagatttagaatttattaaattcaggaaaatgaaaaaaaaagaaagtatacTATAAATGTATATTTGGTATAACCACCACCAAtcattttaacatatatagtATTGTAAATAAATGACGAGAATGATGATTGACGGACCATTTTCGCcttataagttaataaaacTATTGTTAACAGTTTGCTTAAATACTTAAAAGTAGAGTGATCATAAACGCTGTAACCATTTTGTTTTTGCTATTAACTTGAAAGGAtaattgtcaaaaaaaataaaaaaaataaaaaaatggaagaaaaagaGCCACTGAAACTGTCGTTTAATGCAATGAGCTGGTAAAATTTCGCGCACAAATTTCCTAACAAGAAGTCAAAGTGATAAAAGAGCGAACCTAACAGAAACTCAACCCCGACGCTCGCACCTTTctgttttaaattaatatttcttttccgttaaaagaaaaaataatttctttttataaatatgtcgTTACTCCCGTAAGTAACAAACAGTCAGTTATGAGATCGTATAcaatatatatcataatattatacaataaatatttatattattagagcatctctaattactttttatatatattaaatattttatttatctaataatttctttaccCTTTAacttctattaattaatatttttaatttattttttagttgaaattaaaaagaaaagtaatttaataccataatacatataaaaataaaataaaaacgaaacgtaaattaagaaatatgtaTTGAACttaaacattttttaaaataaaaaagaattactatttaaaatagaaaataaccatgttaatattataaatgtatGCTAAGAATAGAGTGCAAATAAATATGGATGAGTCCAAAAATCCCCACCCAAACAAGATAATATCGATATTTTCATATCTACCATTCAAGGTATCTAACAAGAAAGTctagaaagaaataaacaaaccaaataaataagagatttTACCCTTGAAGTTTCCTCAAATAATTACATTggacataatttttttttaaaaacaatatGGCCCTCTTCTTTCAAAAACAGGATGCTtagcccttttctttttctttctaattacGACACAATTTTCTGTTAAGACATATTTAGAGGTCACAATTTTCTGTTAAGACATATTTAGAGGTCCTATACATATGGTTCGAATAGTATAATTACATTGCcgcctattctttttctcatgCTTATACTCTCATTCTCTTTTGAGTAAAATTACATGAgacaatattaatttattctttttcacttttttataCTAGATCttagtattaataattagaCCGGACATATCCGacctataataaataataaaagtatggGGCTGAATGGAAAGTTTACATAACCAAATATAactcatttaataaatttctatcACCCCCAAAAGAAGGGGCTTTATGGAAAGTTTATAAAACAAGAAGAGTCAAACTGCCTTAAGAAAATCTTTAAGGTCTAAGTGATTGTCAGAGAAAACTTCAAGGGAAAAATTGGGCCTTTTCTTTAAGTTACACTTGAAAACGAAACCGGAAAAAGCGCAATTGACTTGAACCTTCTCTtgtcttttctctctctaaagaaaaaaaaaaaaaaaaactccatTTCCCTCCGTCTATCTCCTCCGATGTCAACAACCGCCACCACAACGGCGGAGAGTGAAAGCCACGCGCCACTTCTCCACCCACGGCAAGAAGCACCACGTGCAGCATCCCTGGCCATGCTTCTGGGACGGGTAACTGGGCGGCGTGGCCCATCGATGCTAGTAAGAGAGACAGCAGCGCTTGAGTTAGAAGAGCGGCGCGCTGACTGGGGATATTCAAAGCCAGTAGTGGCTTTGGACATGGTATGGAACACGGCTTTTGTAGTGGTATCGATAACTATGTTGATATTGAGTGTTAAAGAGAAACCTAATACGCCGATTAGGATATGGATCTGTGGATATGCGTTGCAGTGTTTAGTGCATGTCGTTTTGGTTTGGATAGAGTATAGGAGAAGGAATTCGAGGAGAGTTAGAGACGAAGAGagacagcagcagcagcagcagcagcagcaggcGGAGGTGGAAGGGCAGCatgaagaaaatgaaggaGAGAATGTGGATAGTGAAGATGAGGATGGTGTTGATAGAGCTTCTGTTACTTCTAATCGATCAAGGTCAGTTTCTTTTTGTACTTTTAATCtatctttttagtttagattgaattgaatttattGTTATACCATATATGTTTATGTGGATGAgtgaaatatgaaatttatgaaatatCATCTTAATTGTAAATCAAATATAAGGTTCTAGtctcattttcaaattcttttcctATTAGTTTCTTTACGTCTTTACCAGTTTCCCAGCCTCACGAGTTGGCTCTTTAGTGTCTCAAATTCGTCAACTTAGTAGCACACGTGAATTTTATTCTAGTTGCTCTCAAACAATTATGAGCAGACATGTCACTGGTGATGGTCCAGATCAGTAACTTCTTTAGAAGTAATATTTGATTGTCCATTTCTTCAATGTCTTGTCGAGTCCCTACCAacaattactttttaaataatgaaagatGTTACCTAGTACAGTAAATAATTTCAGAAGAAAAGGGAAATTCATGAAAGTGTATTTTTGATAGACAGGAGCTACCTGATCCTCCAAGTTGTATTCTTCTTTAGTTTATCCTATGTTTGTATTTATGGGCCTAATATGTAAATGTTGGTTTGCATTAGCCAAAgccaatatatttatattcctCCTATGATATAAGGATTTTATTGGAGTCTAATATTCGCATTAGCCAAAGTCAATATATTTATGTTCCTCCTATGATATAAGGATTAGATTGGTCTAACTTTCCTGAACTCGTGTATTGCTTGATAAATAGTTTCATTTGGGATTTGGAATGATGCCTTTGTGGCAGATGTTACAGAATGTTCTGACATAAGCATATATTGGAATTCCAGATTTCTTAATGGTTTGAGGAAACACATCtccctttcttttatttatttatttattttttttaaattacagcTGCCATGTTTAATGAGGTGGTAAAGGCTGATGAATGAAAGGTGCAAGCTGGCATATGATATCATACAAGAACAATTAGTGTCTGTATTGTATCTTCAACAGTAGGTTTGGAAGAATTTGCTTTTATTGCATATCAGTTTGAGTTCCCTGTCTCCAGAGGGGGTGTTCGGACTCATTTTAAGATGTCATTCACTGAATGTGCCCAATTTTAAGGGCAAAATATGAGTCTTGGGGCACTGATAGTGGCAGGCTTATGGAAAAATGATGAAGGTATGGCCATATTCTTACCATGTCtcccataattttggtgaGACTGGCCATAGGTGGAGACCAGTTGGTTCCTTTAGCTTATAGTTGTTAACCGCCTTTCGATTATCCGCATAGTAAAGAATTGGCTTGGATCAATTGGTGTTGTATTCTTTTAAGCCAGAGGACCTGGTGGGTTATACTTTCATCAGCAATAGTATTGCTAAAATATATGTTTCCTCAACCTGCTCCCAGATTCCTTTCTTAACGTTCATTCAATTGATTTTGCAGTGACCCCCGAAATCTTCATCTTGGATAAGTCCCACCTGTCTCATAAGGTTGAGCTGTCTAGTAGATACATAAGGAGTACAAGCCATGTATTTTAGGTGTTCGGGGAAGAGATATTGAAATGTCTATTTTTGTCGGTAAATCCTGTGGGATGGTAATAGGTTGAAAAATTCTTAGTTGGAACTCACCAACCAGTGCTCCTTGACTATCTCAGTTTGCCCTTTTTGTAGTTTTGCAATAGTTTTTTTACATATGCAACTTGTCATCCATGGTGGTATTGATTTATGTGAAGTATGACTTCAATGTTAGCTCTTCTCTGGCTCTTAATGTCTGGAATGCTTTTCATATTGTGTTATATGCccataaaaatatctataagaTTTTTGCCTCATTTTACTGCCcattaaaatatctataatgTTTTTGCCTCACCCTGATTATGGTATCGGTGTCTTAGTGTCATCAAACGATGTGAATCAGTGAACACAATGGCATCATTTCTTTGGTGGATAGTTGGCTTTTATTGGGTAGTTTCTGGTGGCGATGAACTTTTGCAGAATGCTCCACACTTGTACTGGTATGTTCTctatatatgtttttctttcacttgTTTATCATGCTATTCTTCTTTGTATTTGTGATTTATCTTCACTATGACAGCGGACAAGAAGGAAGGCCATTTGTGCTTGCTTTCTATGTTACTGAAAATGCAATCTGTAGTCTGGATTATAATACAACTTTTCACATAAGCATGTATTGCTGCTGTGTGTAGACTATCTGTTTTGTTTTTGCCCCCCTTCACAAAGTTGTTGCTTTTGGATTGACTGAACTGAGGTTAGAACGACAGTGGGTGGctcttaaataatatttcaagaacaaaagtcggagagagagagagagagagagagagagagagagagagagagagagagagagagagagatttgaTGCTAATTTCCGAAGTAGTTACCTGAACTACATTTTTTGTCTAGATGCTGCCATACAATCTCTAATTTTGAATTCATGCAGGCTGGCTGTGGTATTTCTGGCATTTGATGTGTTCTTTGCGATCTTTTGTGTTGTTTTGGCATGTTTGATTGGGATTGCTCTCTGTTGTTGCTTACCATGCATCATAGCAATTCTCTACGCTGTTGCAGGGCAGGTAAGAAAAGAGTTGTATTTCCTTGGAATGAGAACTAAAACTTTAACAAACCAGAACCTTATATTTGCTTTTAGTTCttgttatcattttatttcttttgtgatCAAGTGGAGCTTATTGCTGCTATCcttacatttttattaaacagGAAGGTGCATCAGAAGCAGATCTTAGTATCCTACC comes from Ricinus communis isolate WT05 ecotype wild-type chromosome 5, ASM1957865v1, whole genome shotgun sequence and encodes:
- the LOC107261788 gene encoding E3 ubiquitin protein ligase RIE1 — its product is MSTTATTTAESESHAPLLHPRQEAPRAASLAMLLGRVTGRRGPSMLVRETAALELEERRADWGYSKPVVALDMVWNTAFVVVSITMLILSVKEKPNTPIRIWICGYALQCLVHVVLVWIEYRRRNSRRVRDEERQQQQQQQQQAEVEGQHEENEGENVDSEDEDGVDRASVTSNRSSVIKRCESVNTMASFLWWIVGFYWVVSGGDELLQNAPHLYWLAVVFLAFDVFFAIFCVVLACLIGIALCCCLPCIIAILYAVAGQEGASEADLSILPKYRFQLTVEEEKPSVGAGKMVPIETSSGYLANERILLPEDAECCICLCPYEDGAELHTLPCNHHFHSTCIVKWLKMNATCPLCKYNILKGNEQV